Proteins co-encoded in one Natrarchaeobius halalkaliphilus genomic window:
- a CDS encoding saccharopine dehydrogenase family protein translates to MPSLLVYGTYGYTGRLIANEAVSRGVNSLTVAGRDGERLSTQAAALGVDGRVFDLETDDVAAHVREFDVLLNCAGPFVETADTLVDACIETGTDYLDITGEFPVFERLRQRDESARDAGVTLLPGVGFDVVPTDCLARYLSERLPSGDKLTLGIKGRGTPSSGTARTLAGLAGDGGVVRRNGRLVNVPAAFRSRRIDFGDGPEHAVTIPLGDVVTAPRSAGVESVEVYAAMPPWMARAMATADSLAGLLEIRPVERSLSWLLEAILDGPGDRELAEGTMTIWGEIRERDEPSRRVRARLRTPNVYALTAHTAVGAAERLLAGRSDGEESADRVPPGFQTPATAFGSEFILEFAGTDRELLETPRDSDDPDRTVPGSEADGGCH, encoded by the coding sequence ATGCCGTCACTTCTCGTCTACGGCACCTACGGCTACACCGGCCGGTTGATCGCGAACGAAGCCGTCTCGCGGGGAGTGAACTCACTGACCGTCGCCGGCCGCGACGGCGAGCGCCTCTCCACGCAAGCGGCCGCTCTCGGCGTCGACGGACGAGTGTTCGACCTCGAGACGGACGACGTCGCGGCTCACGTCCGGGAGTTCGACGTCCTCTTGAACTGTGCGGGTCCGTTCGTCGAGACGGCCGATACGCTGGTCGATGCCTGTATAGAGACGGGAACGGACTACCTCGATATCACCGGCGAGTTTCCGGTGTTCGAGCGGCTCCGACAGCGCGACGAGTCGGCCCGAGACGCCGGCGTAACGCTGCTCCCGGGCGTCGGATTCGACGTCGTTCCGACCGACTGTCTCGCCCGATATCTTTCCGAACGGCTCCCGTCGGGCGACAAACTCACCCTCGGAATCAAAGGGAGGGGGACGCCCTCGAGCGGGACCGCTCGCACGCTGGCCGGGCTCGCCGGTGACGGCGGCGTCGTTCGTCGGAACGGTCGTCTCGTCAACGTTCCGGCGGCGTTTCGATCCAGACGGATCGACTTCGGGGACGGCCCCGAACACGCCGTGACGATCCCGCTTGGCGACGTCGTGACTGCGCCACGGAGCGCCGGCGTCGAATCGGTCGAGGTGTACGCCGCGATGCCGCCGTGGATGGCACGAGCGATGGCAACGGCCGATTCTCTCGCCGGATTACTCGAGATCCGACCGGTCGAACGCTCGCTGTCGTGGTTGCTCGAGGCGATCCTCGACGGTCCCGGTGATCGTGAACTGGCCGAGGGCACGATGACGATCTGGGGCGAAATACGCGAACGGGACGAACCGAGCCGACGCGTGCGAGCGAGACTCCGGACGCCGAACGTTTACGCGCTGACCGCCCACACTGCCGTCGGCGCGGCCGAGCGGCTGCTGGCTGGTCGGTCGGATGGGGAGGAGTCAGCCGATCGCGTTCCGCCCGGATTCCAGACGCCCGCAACCGCCTTTGGCTCGGAGTTCATCCTCGAGTTCGCGGGGACGGACCGAGAGCTTCTCGAGACGCCACGTGACTCGGACGATCCGGACCGAACCGTTCCCGGTTCCGAGGCGGACGGTGGGTGCCACTGA
- a CDS encoding ABC transporter ATP-binding protein, producing MSERDDALIRAEGVEKRYSTASGFLERLFRTGETVPAVDGVDLAVRSGETLGVVGESGCGKTTLGQVLVGLVEPTAGTVTYRDIDVTAPSRVERRTLRQDVQYVFQNPTASLDPRLPVDDLVREPLAVHDVVPGRRRGDRVGELLEIVGLDRSHAGRYPDELSGGQRQRVAIARALAVEPELLVLDEPVSALDAAEQARVLNLLADLQAAFELSYLFISHDLAVVEHVSDRIAVMYLGRIVERGPTGTLFDGDVHPYTEALLSAIPEPDPRWQGERIILEGDVPSPTDPPSGCRFHTRCPKVIPPTALDLEPETFRGVMRLRSRLERIEDADDFRESVHTSSTDAGEKAISTAIRERDAIPSTLRDSSAEEALSAALESIAAGDLEAARGRLASTFETPCESEEPALRPSTGSTSRGVPDRNDCRRDETGETHLVACHRFDDEFDDRSGKRPNSEASK from the coding sequence ATGAGCGAACGCGACGACGCCCTGATCCGCGCTGAAGGGGTCGAAAAGCGGTATTCGACAGCGTCCGGCTTCCTCGAGCGACTGTTCCGCACCGGCGAGACGGTCCCCGCCGTCGACGGCGTCGATCTCGCGGTACGGTCCGGCGAGACGCTCGGGGTGGTCGGAGAGAGCGGCTGCGGAAAGACCACCCTCGGACAGGTGCTCGTGGGTCTCGTCGAACCGACCGCCGGAACGGTGACGTACCGCGATATCGACGTCACGGCACCCTCGAGGGTCGAGCGACGGACGCTTCGACAGGACGTCCAGTACGTCTTTCAGAACCCGACCGCGAGCCTCGATCCTCGCCTCCCCGTCGACGACCTCGTCCGCGAACCGCTGGCGGTCCACGACGTCGTTCCCGGCCGTCGGCGGGGCGATCGAGTGGGCGAACTCCTCGAGATCGTCGGACTGGATCGGAGCCACGCCGGTCGATATCCGGATGAGCTCTCCGGCGGCCAGCGCCAGCGGGTCGCGATCGCCCGCGCGCTCGCCGTCGAGCCCGAACTTCTCGTCCTCGACGAACCCGTCTCGGCGCTCGACGCCGCAGAGCAGGCGAGGGTGCTCAACCTCCTGGCCGATCTTCAGGCCGCGTTCGAACTCTCGTATCTGTTCATCAGCCACGACCTCGCGGTCGTCGAACACGTTTCCGATCGGATCGCCGTGATGTACCTCGGACGGATCGTCGAACGGGGACCGACCGGGACGCTCTTCGACGGCGACGTCCACCCCTACACCGAGGCGCTGTTGTCTGCGATTCCCGAACCCGATCCGCGCTGGCAGGGCGAGCGGATTATCCTCGAGGGCGACGTTCCCTCGCCGACCGACCCGCCGTCGGGCTGTCGGTTCCACACCCGCTGTCCGAAAGTGATTCCGCCCACCGCACTCGACCTCGAACCCGAGACGTTTCGTGGAGTGATGCGTCTTCGGTCCCGCCTCGAACGCATCGAGGACGCCGATGACTTCCGCGAGTCCGTTCACACCAGTTCGACCGACGCCGGGGAGAAGGCGATCAGTACAGCGATCCGTGAGAGAGACGCCATTCCCTCGACGCTTCGGGACTCGAGCGCCGAGGAGGCGCTCTCGGCGGCGCTCGAGTCGATCGCAGCCGGTGACCTCGAGGCGGCCCGCGGCCGTCTCGCATCGACGTTCGAAACGCCCTGCGAAAGCGAGGAGCCGGCGTTGCGCCCGAGTACCGGTTCGACGTCGAGAGGCGTCCCGGATCGGAACGATTGCCGTCGCGACGAAACTGGAGAGACGCATCTGGTCGCCTGCCACCGGTTCGACGACGAATTCGACGATCGATCCGGAAAACGTCCGAATTCGGAGGCCTCGAAATGA
- a CDS encoding MATE family efflux transporter — MVEQFLRTLMRTTDVAVTGLFSPAAITAVGLADLYARLPLRIGLGLGSGVIALSSQDTGSGESGNRDEAISQAVILGALAGVPFAVFGVLFGQWAISILGAESEVVRMGGIYLAIIFVTSPARHVAIVASRSIQGAGDTRTPMYVNVVSNGLNIVGTVVLGLGLGPVPQLQIVGVGIATAVANVLSALALVFALWTSWAPAGFARPRQWTITKQLLQISAPRILEGMSTFVMEFPFNAILLVFGTEVNAAYQIGRRVYQQITAPLSRGYRTGTSIVVGQNLGDGNVDGARYDGWAAALLGLVTVGSLGGLLFLGAEPLVAFFTDDPETRRVAAEFARAYAVAAPFTVLYAVLSGALTSGSDTRTPFVGRVSGMFFGMLGVSYAFGIVLGYGIPALYASIVVYYVWATAYVARGFYRGGWIERTQTMMAERGSSPGKD; from the coding sequence ATGGTCGAACAGTTCCTCCGGACGCTCATGCGGACGACGGACGTGGCCGTGACCGGACTGTTCTCTCCCGCCGCGATCACCGCCGTCGGGCTTGCCGATCTCTACGCTCGGCTGCCGCTTCGAATCGGACTCGGCCTCGGTAGCGGCGTCATCGCGCTCTCGAGTCAGGACACCGGAAGCGGAGAGAGCGGGAACCGGGACGAAGCGATCTCGCAGGCGGTGATACTCGGGGCACTGGCTGGAGTTCCGTTCGCCGTGTTCGGGGTGCTGTTCGGTCAGTGGGCGATCAGCATTCTCGGTGCCGAGTCCGAGGTCGTTCGCATGGGTGGGATCTATCTGGCGATCATCTTCGTGACCAGTCCCGCACGTCACGTCGCAATCGTGGCCTCGCGGTCGATTCAGGGTGCGGGTGATACGCGGACGCCGATGTACGTCAACGTCGTCTCGAACGGACTCAACATCGTCGGTACCGTCGTCCTCGGTCTGGGGCTCGGACCGGTCCCGCAACTACAGATCGTCGGCGTCGGGATCGCGACGGCGGTTGCCAACGTCCTCTCCGCTCTCGCGCTCGTCTTCGCGCTCTGGACGTCGTGGGCGCCCGCCGGCTTCGCCCGGCCGCGCCAGTGGACCATCACGAAACAGCTACTCCAGATCAGCGCGCCGCGGATTCTCGAGGGGATGTCGACGTTCGTCATGGAGTTCCCGTTCAACGCGATCTTGCTCGTCTTCGGCACGGAGGTCAACGCAGCCTACCAGATCGGCCGCCGCGTCTATCAACAGATCACCGCTCCGCTGTCGCGCGGTTATCGAACGGGAACCAGCATCGTCGTCGGTCAGAACCTGGGCGACGGGAACGTCGACGGCGCCCGATACGACGGCTGGGCTGCGGCGCTGCTGGGGCTCGTGACGGTCGGCTCGCTGGGCGGGCTCCTCTTTCTCGGAGCCGAGCCGCTCGTCGCGTTCTTCACGGACGATCCAGAGACGCGACGCGTTGCAGCCGAATTCGCTCGAGCCTACGCGGTCGCAGCGCCGTTTACCGTGCTGTACGCCGTCCTCTCCGGCGCACTCACGAGCGGGAGCGACACCCGGACGCCGTTCGTCGGGCGGGTCTCGGGCATGTTCTTCGGCATGCTCGGCGTTTCTTACGCGTTCGGGATCGTCCTCGGCTACGGCATACCGGCGCTGTATGCGTCGATCGTCGTCTACTACGTCTGGGCCACGGCGTACGTCGCCCGTGGCTTCTATCGCGGCGGCTGGATCGAACGGACACAGACCATGATGGCGGAGCGGGGAAGTTCACCCGGCAAAGATTGA
- a CDS encoding DUF7344 domain-containing protein has product MTASPHPESDRVEFVRAVLEWLDGRETRADAVDASLELLANERRRLFLQVMRTYGEALTLPDAAEEVAVRETGTSVAELSPEHVANVYISLYHDHMPRLIDAGLLEYDQERDLVTPVVVR; this is encoded by the coding sequence ATGACTGCCTCGCCCCACCCCGAGTCCGATCGCGTCGAGTTCGTTCGTGCAGTACTCGAGTGGCTCGACGGCCGCGAAACGAGGGCCGACGCCGTCGACGCGTCGCTCGAGTTACTCGCGAACGAGCGTCGCCGGCTGTTTCTTCAGGTGATGCGAACCTATGGCGAAGCGCTCACGCTCCCCGACGCAGCCGAGGAGGTCGCCGTCCGTGAGACCGGTACCAGCGTCGCGGAGCTGTCGCCGGAGCACGTCGCGAACGTCTACATTTCGCTCTATCACGATCACATGCCTCGGCTGATCGACGCGGGATTACTCGAGTACGACCAGGAACGGGATCTGGTTACGCCGGTCGTCGTTCGCTAG
- a CDS encoding aminotransferase class IV, whose product MTDELRYHVDGELVPASEAAVSVDDRGFRYGDAAFETLRAYGDTVFAWDAHVERLEETCAALSLDHGLSSADLRGRIDETLSGNGLSDAYVRLSITRGVQPGKLTPHPDVGPTVVVYIKALPRGGLEGDPVWDGPAAVRTVETRRLPDEAIPASAKTHNYLNGILARAELAGSTGSVDAPDEALMLDLDDSVAEGATSNLFFVRDGTLHTPSTDGPVLPGITRDIVLELARECDLPLEEGRYGIDDVREADEAFLTNRTWELRPVGTVDGVEIGGGPVTARLSRLYDERVESACYRT is encoded by the coding sequence GTGACCGACGAACTCCGCTATCACGTCGACGGCGAACTCGTTCCCGCATCCGAGGCAGCCGTCAGCGTCGACGACCGCGGCTTTCGCTACGGCGACGCCGCCTTCGAAACGCTCCGAGCCTACGGCGACACGGTGTTCGCCTGGGACGCCCACGTCGAGCGCCTCGAGGAGACCTGCGCGGCGCTCTCGCTCGACCACGGCCTCTCGAGTGCGGATCTTCGAGGACGAATCGACGAGACGCTTTCGGGGAACGGCCTCTCGGACGCTTACGTCCGGCTGTCGATCACGCGCGGCGTCCAGCCCGGAAAGCTAACCCCCCATCCGGACGTGGGTCCGACGGTCGTGGTTTACATCAAAGCGCTTCCTCGGGGCGGTCTCGAGGGAGATCCGGTCTGGGACGGACCCGCAGCCGTCCGGACGGTCGAAACTCGACGGCTGCCGGACGAGGCGATCCCGGCGAGCGCCAAGACGCACAACTACCTCAACGGAATTCTCGCCCGCGCCGAACTCGCCGGTTCCACGGGGTCGGTCGACGCGCCGGACGAAGCGCTCATGCTCGATCTCGACGACAGCGTGGCCGAGGGCGCGACGAGTAACCTGTTTTTCGTCCGAGACGGGACGCTCCACACCCCCTCGACCGACGGACCGGTTCTTCCGGGGATCACCCGCGACATCGTTCTCGAGTTGGCTCGAGAGTGCGATCTTCCGCTCGAAGAGGGTCGATACGGGATCGACGACGTTCGCGAGGCCGACGAAGCCTTCCTGACCAACCGAACGTGGGAGCTGCGTCCGGTCGGAACCGTGGACGGCGTCGAGATCGGCGGCGGTCCCGTCACCGCTCGTCTCTCGAGGCTGTACGACGAGCGCGTCGAATCGGCCTGTTATCGCACCTGA
- a CDS encoding transcriptional regulator yields the protein MREADETTRQRLADALRSEPATPSELAADFELTSGAVIDHVHHVARSIDAGDDRFLVAPPTCRDCGFDDFDDLLNRPSRCPSCKSESIAEPTFAID from the coding sequence ATGCGAGAGGCAGACGAAACGACCCGTCAGCGACTCGCTGATGCGTTACGATCGGAGCCGGCAACGCCGAGCGAACTCGCGGCTGACTTCGAGTTGACGTCGGGCGCGGTGATCGACCACGTCCACCACGTCGCCCGGTCGATCGACGCCGGCGACGACCGGTTCCTCGTCGCACCCCCGACCTGTCGTGACTGTGGATTCGACGATTTCGACGACCTGTTGAACCGTCCCTCGAGATGCCCCTCCTGTAAGAGCGAGTCGATCGCGGAGCCGACGTTCGCGATCGACTGA
- a CDS encoding anthranilate synthase component I family protein — protein MSDPRVVTTLESFRAAARRDSAGAEMSGPSATRSVRVPVEVRVTVEDPFVAYRRVRDDRTDGAYLETTGGQPGWGYFGVDPIDRLTVGSDAVTAVRSGDGSPTLAALEGMLERDRLVRGDCDVPYPCGAIGWLSYDVARELEELPDSAVDDRSLPRLEVAVYDRLAAWTEPVDEEATLRVTACPRVEVADLPRGESRDDTLETQSEPAEHDGPDIAVDLENAYDRGRERALELARRALEGDPDTADPPISTPAATFESDCGREAFAGRVRRVKEYVRDGDTFQTNVSQRLAAPAAVHPVAAYDALRRVNPAPYSCLLEFRALDLVSASPELLLERDGRFVRTEPIAGTRPRGETPVEDEALEEDLVGDEKERAEHAMLVDLERNDLGKVCAFGSVDVEEYRRIDRYAEVMHLVSNVTGRLGSTASLADAIAAVFPGGTITGAPKPRTMEIIDELEATRRGPYTGSAGIFGFDGRATLNIVIRTLVRHDDEYHLRVGAGIVHDSDPNREYDETLDKARALLTAVDDALGDRAGLGLETDDERSTSDDSDSRVPDTGGESDDNDKH, from the coding sequence ATGAGCGATCCGCGGGTCGTGACGACGCTCGAGTCCTTTCGAGCGGCTGCTCGGAGGGATTCCGCGGGGGCGGAGATGAGCGGGCCGTCCGCGACTCGCAGCGTTCGCGTTCCGGTCGAAGTACGGGTCACCGTCGAGGACCCGTTCGTCGCGTACAGGCGAGTACGCGACGACCGAACCGACGGTGCCTACCTCGAGACGACCGGCGGCCAGCCCGGTTGGGGCTACTTCGGCGTCGATCCGATCGACCGACTCACGGTCGGTTCCGACGCGGTCACGGCTGTGCGGTCCGGCGACGGATCACCGACGCTCGCCGCACTCGAGGGGATGCTCGAGCGCGACCGACTCGTCCGCGGCGACTGCGACGTTCCCTACCCCTGCGGAGCGATCGGCTGGCTCTCCTACGACGTCGCCCGCGAACTCGAGGAGCTCCCGGATTCGGCCGTCGACGATCGAAGCCTGCCCCGGCTCGAGGTCGCCGTCTACGACCGGCTCGCGGCGTGGACGGAGCCGGTCGACGAGGAGGCGACGCTCCGCGTGACGGCCTGCCCCCGCGTCGAAGTGGCTGACCTCCCACGGGGCGAATCCAGGGACGACACTCTCGAGACGCAGAGCGAACCCGCCGAACACGACGGCCCCGATATCGCCGTCGATCTCGAGAACGCGTACGACCGCGGCCGCGAGCGCGCTCTCGAACTCGCACGGCGGGCGCTCGAGGGCGATCCCGACACCGCCGACCCACCGATTTCGACGCCGGCTGCGACGTTCGAAAGCGACTGCGGTCGCGAGGCGTTCGCCGGCCGGGTGCGACGGGTCAAAGAGTACGTCAGGGACGGCGACACCTTCCAGACGAACGTCTCCCAGCGTCTGGCCGCCCCCGCCGCGGTCCATCCGGTCGCCGCCTACGACGCCCTGCGACGGGTCAATCCAGCACCGTACTCGTGTCTGCTCGAATTCCGCGCGCTCGATCTGGTGAGTGCGAGCCCGGAGCTGTTGCTCGAACGGGACGGGCGGTTCGTCCGAACCGAACCGATCGCCGGAACCAGACCGCGCGGCGAGACGCCGGTCGAGGACGAGGCGCTCGAGGAGGACCTCGTCGGTGACGAAAAAGAACGCGCCGAACACGCGATGCTGGTCGACCTGGAGCGAAACGACCTCGGCAAGGTCTGTGCGTTCGGCTCGGTCGACGTCGAGGAGTACCGCCGTATCGACCGCTACGCCGAAGTGATGCACCTCGTCTCGAACGTGACCGGACGACTGGGCTCGACGGCGTCGCTCGCGGATGCGATCGCGGCGGTCTTTCCCGGCGGGACGATCACGGGCGCGCCAAAGCCCCGAACCATGGAGATCATCGACGAACTCGAGGCGACCAGACGCGGCCCCTACACCGGAAGCGCCGGGATCTTCGGCTTCGACGGACGTGCGACGCTGAACATCGTCATCCGAACGCTCGTGCGCCACGACGACGAGTACCACCTCCGCGTGGGTGCGGGAATCGTCCACGACTCCGATCCGAACCGAGAGTACGACGAAACGCTCGATAAGGCGCGAGCGCTGCTCACCGCGGTCGACGACGCACTCGGTGACCGGGCGGGACTCGGTCTCGAGACGGACGATGAGCGATCGACGTCGGACGACTCCGACTCGAGGGTGCCTGATACCGGAGGTGAATCAGACGACAATGACAAGCACTGA
- a CDS encoding DUF7847 domain-containing protein: MVVIRSLKRTPGLLRSEPIIFVPILVIGLLQAPQLFAQSLDPVVSTVVSLVMTGLFVFVMPFFFGGLIGMVNDVATSGRTSLGRFIGHGKTFYLSILGAYLIVFALTMTLGFALGIGVVVGVIGLFASGGSALAIAVVVLLLLVFLVIYLAIIAVFQFYGHAVVLDGARAVDSLKRSFDVVRTNLRQVVGYYLVLIVGGVVIGGIYGAMMLLLFPPATPGEPAPMPDLGPALVGVGGSALLTTLFGAVFLVYSVVFYRAITGLDEPTTESSEPSAL; this comes from the coding sequence ATGGTTGTTATCAGGTCCCTCAAACGAACGCCCGGCCTCCTCCGCTCGGAGCCGATTATCTTCGTCCCCATTCTGGTAATCGGGCTCCTCCAGGCCCCACAGTTGTTCGCACAGTCGCTCGATCCCGTCGTATCGACGGTCGTCTCGCTCGTCATGACCGGTCTGTTCGTGTTCGTCATGCCGTTTTTCTTCGGCGGCCTCATCGGAATGGTCAACGATGTCGCGACGAGCGGCCGCACCTCTCTCGGACGGTTCATAGGGCACGGAAAGACGTTTTACCTCTCGATACTGGGTGCGTATCTGATCGTGTTCGCCCTCACGATGACCCTCGGATTCGCCCTCGGAATCGGCGTCGTCGTCGGAGTGATCGGCCTCTTCGCATCGGGCGGCAGCGCGCTGGCGATCGCGGTCGTCGTGCTCCTCTTGCTCGTCTTCCTCGTCATCTACCTCGCGATAATCGCCGTCTTCCAGTTCTACGGCCACGCGGTCGTCCTCGACGGCGCTCGAGCGGTCGACAGTCTCAAACGGAGTTTCGACGTCGTCAGGACCAACCTCCGACAGGTCGTCGGCTACTACCTCGTCTTGATCGTCGGTGGAGTCGTCATCGGAGGGATATACGGCGCGATGATGTTGCTGTTGTTCCCGCCGGCGACGCCGGGCGAACCCGCGCCGATGCCCGATCTCGGTCCCGCGCTCGTCGGCGTCGGTGGATCGGCGCTCCTGACGACCCTCTTCGGTGCCGTCTTCCTGGTGTACTCGGTGGTCTTCTACCGCGCGATCACCGGACTCGACGAACCGACGACGGAGTCGTCCGAACCCAGCGCGCTCTAG
- a CDS encoding GtrA family protein, giving the protein MTESVLEAVQMRTRALLSPGRFTQFAGVGLAGATVDIVALAVLVELAGLGPVIAKAISWELSIVVIFVINERWTFSGFGSTGPRAVGRRFLRSNGVRFAGFLVTLSVLTALVYGFGVWYLAANVVGLAVGFVVNYTFESLLTWKVHRE; this is encoded by the coding sequence ATGACCGAGTCCGTTCTCGAGGCCGTACAGATGCGCACTCGTGCGTTGCTGTCGCCAGGCCGGTTTACGCAGTTTGCGGGGGTGGGTCTGGCGGGGGCAACGGTCGACATCGTCGCACTCGCGGTGCTGGTCGAACTGGCCGGCCTCGGACCAGTCATCGCGAAGGCGATCTCCTGGGAGCTTTCGATCGTGGTCATCTTCGTCATCAACGAGCGATGGACGTTCTCGGGATTCGGCTCGACGGGCCCTCGAGCCGTCGGTCGACGGTTTCTCCGATCGAACGGCGTTCGGTTCGCCGGGTTTCTGGTGACGCTTTCCGTGTTGACGGCGCTGGTGTACGGGTTCGGAGTCTGGTATCTGGCCGCCAACGTCGTCGGCCTCGCGGTCGGGTTCGTCGTCAACTACACGTTCGAGAGTCTCCTCACGTGGAAGGTACACCGTGAGTGA
- a CDS encoding anthranilate synthase component II: protein MTSTEARILVVDNYDSFAYNLVQYVGEVADEVVVRRNDRIDLEDVHDLDPTGIVVSPGPGTPQEAGISIPLFTTSRYPILGVCLGHQALCAANGAPIVHASEIVHGKPSTVSHDGDGIFSGLPETVQVGRYHSLAVGRRDLPDALEETARTTDDRGVLMAVRHRDRPHIGVQFHPESILTRRQDETREGESAGERGQGISLEVGKRMIANFCRFAAAVTDEARSTEETSDEGRS from the coding sequence ATGACAAGCACTGAGGCCAGAATCCTCGTCGTCGACAACTACGACTCGTTCGCGTACAACCTCGTCCAGTACGTCGGTGAGGTAGCGGACGAGGTAGTCGTCCGGCGAAACGATCGGATCGATCTCGAGGACGTCCACGACCTCGATCCGACCGGAATCGTCGTCTCTCCGGGTCCGGGAACGCCACAGGAGGCGGGAATCTCGATCCCGCTGTTCACCACGAGTCGGTATCCGATTCTCGGCGTCTGTCTCGGCCACCAGGCGCTGTGTGCCGCAAACGGCGCGCCGATCGTCCACGCCTCTGAGATCGTCCACGGCAAGCCCTCGACGGTCTCTCACGACGGCGACGGAATCTTTTCGGGACTGCCGGAGACGGTTCAGGTCGGGCGCTATCACTCGCTGGCCGTCGGTCGGCGGGATCTCCCCGACGCGCTCGAGGAAACCGCTCGGACGACCGACGACCGCGGCGTGTTGATGGCGGTCCGCCACCGCGATCGACCCCACATCGGTGTCCAGTTTCACCCCGAAAGCATCTTGACGCGTCGCCAGGACGAAACGCGCGAGGGGGAGTCCGCCGGCGAGCGCGGGCAGGGCATCTCGCTCGAGGTCGGCAAACGGATGATCGCGAACTTCTGTCGGTTCGCCGCCGCGGTGACCGACGAAGCGCGATCGACCGAGGAAACGTCCGACGAGGGACGATCGTGA
- a CDS encoding sugar phosphate nucleotidyltransferase: MKAVVLAGGYATRMWPITKHRPKMFLPIGESTVIDRIFAELEADTRVDSVYVSTNERFAPDFEAHLAESEFEKPQLSVEETTEEDDKFGVVGALAQLIDREDVDDDLLVIAGDNLISFDVSDFLDYFERQGTPTLAAYDVGSREKAKSYGLVELEDDRVVDFQEKPADPKSTLVSIACYAFPRDSVSLLSTYLEEGNNPDEPGWFVQWLQNREPTYAYTFEDAWFDIGTPESYLDAVSWHLDGDSLVAESATLENATIGENVHVMNDVRLEETNLDHAVIFSDATVQNGDIRRSIIDEGTHLEDLDLAGALIGAHTTITNGPP; this comes from the coding sequence ATGAAGGCAGTCGTCCTCGCAGGCGGATACGCGACTCGGATGTGGCCGATCACGAAACATCGTCCGAAGATGTTCCTTCCGATCGGTGAGTCGACGGTCATCGATCGTATCTTTGCAGAACTCGAGGCGGATACGCGAGTCGATTCGGTCTACGTCAGTACGAACGAACGCTTTGCCCCGGACTTCGAGGCGCACCTGGCCGAAAGCGAGTTCGAAAAACCTCAGCTCTCGGTCGAGGAGACGACCGAAGAAGACGACAAATTCGGCGTCGTCGGCGCGCTCGCGCAGTTGATCGATCGGGAGGACGTCGACGACGACCTGCTGGTGATCGCGGGCGACAACCTGATCAGTTTCGACGTCTCCGACTTTCTCGATTACTTCGAACGTCAGGGTACACCGACGCTCGCCGCCTACGACGTCGGCTCCCGCGAGAAGGCCAAATCCTACGGGCTCGTCGAACTCGAGGACGATCGTGTCGTCGACTTTCAGGAGAAGCCGGCCGATCCAAAGAGTACGCTCGTCTCGATCGCCTGTTATGCGTTCCCACGCGATTCGGTCTCCCTGCTCTCGACGTATCTCGAGGAGGGGAACAACCCGGACGAGCCCGGCTGGTTCGTCCAGTGGCTCCAGAACCGCGAGCCGACGTACGCCTACACCTTCGAGGATGCGTGGTTCGATATCGGAACCCCAGAGAGCTATCTCGACGCCGTCTCCTGGCATCTCGATGGTGACTCGCTCGTCGCGGAGTCGGCCACCCTCGAGAACGCGACGATCGGTGAGAACGTCCACGTCATGAACGACGTTCGCCTCGAAGAGACGAACCTCGATCACGCCGTCATTTTTTCGGATGCGACGGTCCAAAACGGCGATATCAGGCGCTCGATCATCGACGAGGGAACTCACCTCGAGGACCTGGATCTCGCCGGTGCTCTCATCGGCGCACACACGACCATTACGAACGGACCGCCGTGA